A genomic region of Amphiura filiformis chromosome 6, Afil_fr2py, whole genome shotgun sequence contains the following coding sequences:
- the LOC140154742 gene encoding uncharacterized protein — protein sequence MENQITSMSKASCLSLRNIGSVRKYLTRDAAETLTHAFVTSRIDGNNALLNDLPDKQLNRLQRLQNMVARIITYTKKSDHITPALADLHWLPVKQRVSFKVCLIVFKCIHGQAPLYLSDLVDAVTPDKAGLRSTDSGRLLELRTRTLWGR from the coding sequence ATGGAGAATCAGATCACGTCCATGTCCAAAGCTTCTTGTTTATCACTGCGCAACATTGGAAGTGTACGCAAATATTTGACCAGAGATGCAGCAGAAACTCTCACTCATGCTTTTGTTACATCAAGAATTGATGGAAATAATGCTCTCCTAAATGATCTGCCAGATAAACAACTTAATAGGCTCCAGAGACTACAAAACATGGTTGCACGTATCATAACTTACACCAAAAAGTCTGACCACATCACACCTGCGTTAGCGGACTTACATTGGTTACCTGTTAAACAACGAGTGtctttcaaagtttgtttgatCGTGTTCAAATGCATCCATGGTCAGGCACCCCTCTACCTGAGTGATCTAGTTGATGCTGTCACTCCGGATAAAGCTGGACTGAGATCAACGGACAGTGGACGCCTGCTGGAGCTTCGCACAAGAACCCTTTGGGGGAGATAG
- the LOC140154743 gene encoding uncharacterized protein — translation MKEILGIDSTALNWFQSYLSNRSQLVCINDQTSDTAALDYGLPQGSCVGPALFPIYTLPLGDVISKHEVHYHFYADDSQLYLSVEPTQEAVDADLAKLENCIDDVRGWKGSNCLKLNDSKTEFIIIGSRQQ, via the coding sequence ATGAAAGAGATACTTGGAATTGATAGCACCGCACTCAACTGGTTTCAAAGTTACTTGTCTAACAGGAGCCAGTTAGTTTGTATTAATGACCAGACTTCGGACACTGCTGCATTGGATTATGGCCTACCGCAAGGTTCATGTGTTGGACCAGCATTATTTCCAATTTACACTCTGCCCTTAGGTGATGTTATAAGCAAGCATGAGGTACACTATCATTTCTATGCTGATGATAgccaattatatctatctgttgaGCCTACTCAAGAAGCTGTTGATGCAGACCTTGCCAAACTTGAGAACTGCATTGACGATGTTCGCGGGTGGAAAGGAAGCAACTGCTTGAAGTTAAATGACTCTAAAACTGAATTTATAATCATTGGCTCAAGACAGCAATAG